ttttcgaaaaagtggagtgtccctttaatgtgtcTGTATTTTGATTTGTTTCTAATGTTTCTGTATTTAACctgaaaaatatgattaaacAAATATATGAAACTTTTTATAGTTAAAGACTGGATAAAGAATGAGAACTATGCAGAAAAAACGTTAAAAGTATGAACAAAAACTTTGCTAATTTTGTATTTAgtaatttaaaggtacagtatgggtgttttagcggcatctagcagtaagattgcgaattgcagccaacctcaatttcgaaacgcatGAGAAGCTATACGGTAGGTGTCACATGACAAACATTTTGACGTCTCAGACAACGTAGAAAGGCCCTCTGTAGAACATGGCGGAGATTTCCATGTTCCAAGGGGATCAGTGGTGTATATAGACAAAACGGCCctttttaaggtaataaaacaatacagttcattatgtaaagtctttatacaccactgatacaTCATTGCACATTATAAAATGAATTTAACTTGACACTACATAAATGCAGTAGTACAATACTACATAGTAGTACAGTATAAAGTGCTGTACATCGATATTTTTTCACtgcccaactttttctgtttcaCTTCTCTTTTCACCGTTTTGTAAATTTATTGCTAAAAGCCAAACAAACGTGTGGTTTTTgtggtttgtgtgtgtttaaatgtatatgtttatgtgttgcgaGACACCATGTAATCTTAAATTAATTGCCCCAAGGGGATCAATAAAGCTctaaactaaaaatgtttgttttaaatcaatcatttttttaatatttatccAGAAATGTGCATTAAACAACAAGCAAACACAATATACAGTAAACAAGCAGTTCAATTATCCGattttaaacatttcaaaactgtacctgcacaaaaaaaaaaaaaaaaacataaaagcttTGATTAACAGAGCTAAAAGAGATCCCAGACTCAGTTTTCTGCTCAGTTTTTTTACTCTAGAATAGCAGAATTTGACCTGCACGTGACTGACAAATGCTGCCCTCTTCTGGTGTACAGAAGAAACTAcattttactaataaataaaaaaaaatcaccaaaTACACCTTGATCAAAAACGctacaatttttaaaaatgaaaagagCTGTTTGATGTTTTAGCTAAATCGAATTATTTCCTCTGTATCATTaacagaggtgtaaagtactcaagaattttttatttattcaagcACATTTTTCAAGTATCTGTACTTTATGAGTACTTTTCCTTCACTAAATctaaagcataaaatcatactTTTTACTGCACTACATTTCGTATAAATTTTACTTAATACTTAACTACAGTATTATAGGTAAAAACAATGTTACATTATGTAATGTAGTGAAGTATAAAGTACAATATTATGCATCAGAATGTAGTGAAATAAAAGTTtgccaaagaaaaacactctgATATATATGACACATACTTAAATTGTCTTTGCACCTCTGATAAGTATTTGTTAGTTTGTCATACGAAGTTGTGAAAATatcttacatttttaataaaactatacaacaTTTGATGTTATACAACGTTTAACATCAAACATTCCTAAAGTTTTAACCACACAAAGTGTctataaaatgtaaagtaactttacatttatcaaaagaatttcagCTAAGAAAAGTCACTTTTATGAAACTTTCCTTTCATTATTATTCATTAACTGTAAGGTAGAGGTAGAACATGATGTTATGAATGTTTCTATTATTATCAaaagtatttttcttttttttttggcttAGAACATCAAAACAGTTGTATATGCATGAATCACAACAGTGAATAGATGTAACGCTCTTACTAAAATGCAAACAGCATTATATCAAACATAACATTACAAACGACCGTTCTGATGTAAACATTTAGAATGTAAATCCATGTAAGTCACATTCATAAAGTTTTGCTCAAACCTGGATGTTCACTGGTTGTAACATGCCGGCTGCTACGTCATCTTAACTTTTCTGAACTACAACCTGGAATTTGCCTACAAACAAATGAAAAAGATTTTCAACGATGCAGTCCAAATATCTTGGTTTATAAACACCATCCAAACATCTTATTTGTtaatgcatgttaaaattgacacaaaCTTACATGATGGCATTACAGATACTTCTGCGGTCACAACACCCTCCAAGCCCAGATTCGACAGAGCTCCACGGATCATACCACAAGAAAAGGCCAAATACTACAGagaagaaaaacaaacagagaGTCACTGCTAGTATCTAAATCATTATGAtctaataaattataaaatataattaaaatacaatacGACAGATTCTTACTTTAGGGGCTTCTTCAAGGTATTGCTTTCCATTGGACAACTGTGTCAGCAATGTAAATTTATTATCTTGTAAGACAAATGTGCCCTGGaacaaaaagagagagagagagagagaagaagtGATAATAATACCAAACAAAATGCTACACATGTTTTACCACTTGTAAAACACCGCATTGGTTGAAATGTCAGACCTGATGGTTGGTCCTCAAGTTGTCGATTTGTTTTTTGAAGATGGTGCTCCAGAAGTCTTTACAGAGGAACTTCATAACGTCCAAGTCATCTTTAAAACTGGGGCAATCTTTTGTATACCTCGAAAATACAAACAGCATGCTAATGGTAAATCTATAGTAATTGGgattaatattttacattcaagtgaTTCAAACAGTGCatgtaaagaataaaaaaaaaataaaaaagcggaAAATCACCTTTCGATCAGACCTTGTCCAACTCTGAAGCCCATTGCCTCCAGAGTAGATACACATGTCACTCTTTCCTTAGGAATGAAAATGATGCAAAACACAATTACACCTAAATATAATATATCGATGAGCAATACAAAGCTCAGAAAGCTCAATTATGATAAACCACTGAATCTGTATATCTGAATTGACTTTTGTAAGCATTTAATGGGATAAAACTTGGATTCGATGGTTTGAATTATacagaatgtacatgtaaacaaacatttcaatcagattgcaatgtttaggtgcatgtaaactgtattgtcgtaacctttaatcagatttaattctatgcatgtaaacatagccaatgTGTACTGCAGTGTCAACTTTGTGCTTAAAATCATTTGTCAAATATACTGTCtggtatttaacaaaataaagaacatgagggtgagtaaataatgacagaatgttactttttgggtaaactatccttttaataTCATGCACTCGTGTTTAATCTCATGTAGACTACATACAGTTAAAGACAAAGCCTTACCTTATCAATGTCCCCCCGGGTCGCCTGTTCTTTGTAAACATGAGACACAATCTCCATGTGGAGAAATTCAAACAAAACATCATCTGCCATATCtaaaagacaaaacaaagacGTAATGGTTTCCACAATAACGTTTACAGTTTTCCCAATGATACAAAACACAATAATGGCATAAAGAACACTGTTTCCTTTACATTCATCTTCATACAT
This sequence is a window from Misgurnus anguillicaudatus chromosome 24, ASM2758022v2, whole genome shotgun sequence. Protein-coding genes within it:
- the trappc6bl gene encoding trafficking protein particle complex subunit 6B, like; amino-acid sequence: MADDVLFEFLHMEIVSHVYKEQATRGDIDKERVTCVSTLEAMGFRVGQGLIERYTKDCPSFKDDLDVMKFLCKDFWSTIFKKQIDNLRTNHQGTFVLQDNKFTLLTQLSNGKQYLEEAPKYLAFSCGMIRGALSNLGLEGVVTAEVSVMPSCKFQVVVQKS